From Pandoraea norimbergensis, the proteins below share one genomic window:
- a CDS encoding LeuD/DmdB family oxidoreductase small subunit: MNAQTIEGRARCFGDDVNTDYIISSRRKRDSLDPQVLRQYLFETTHPDFAQSVRAGDLIVAGKNFGCGSAMEVAVTAVVGAGVRVVLAQTFARTYFRNAINNGLYPVECDTSRIGEGDTVRVVFGEQTQVWINDETTPLHGAPIAPEILQILNAGGLVPYLRAHRTL, from the coding sequence ATGAACGCACAAACCATTGAAGGACGCGCACGCTGTTTCGGCGACGACGTCAATACCGACTACATCATCTCGTCGCGCCGCAAGCGTGACTCGCTCGATCCGCAAGTGCTGCGGCAGTACCTGTTCGAGACGACGCATCCCGACTTTGCTCAGAGCGTGCGCGCTGGCGACTTGATCGTTGCGGGCAAGAACTTCGGCTGCGGGTCGGCGATGGAAGTTGCCGTCACCGCCGTAGTCGGCGCGGGCGTGCGTGTGGTGCTGGCGCAGACCTTTGCGCGCACTTACTTCCGCAACGCCATCAACAACGGCTTGTATCCGGTCGAGTGCGATACGTCGCGCATCGGCGAAGGCGATACGGTGCGTGTCGTCTTCGGCGAGCAGACGCAAGTCTGGATCAACGACGAGACGACACCGCTGCACGGCGCGCCCATTGCGCCGGAAATTCTTCAGATTCTGAACGCCGGCGGACTGGTGCCGTATCTGCGCGCGCACCGCACGCTCTGA
- a CDS encoding RraA family protein encodes MNEHNQAGFRVLPMPAPIPADILDAYANIVTSHISDSMQRICGVQGLRAYHAGKRLVGRAITVKVRPGDNMMIHKAMDMAAPGDVIVVDASGDVTQALIGELMQIHAEVRGIAGFVIDGAVRDIGAFRAADFPCYARGNTHRGPFKEGPGEVNVPVSIGGLVINAGDLIVGDEDGVVAVPPDQWTYVLGKAREQAAREEQRKTAIRAGKDKRDWIDERLRKLGVIA; translated from the coding sequence ATGAACGAACACAACCAAGCGGGATTTCGCGTGCTGCCGATGCCGGCCCCAATCCCTGCCGACATTCTCGACGCCTACGCCAATATCGTCACGTCGCACATCAGCGACAGCATGCAGCGCATTTGCGGGGTGCAGGGCTTGCGTGCGTATCACGCGGGCAAGCGCCTCGTCGGCCGAGCGATCACCGTGAAGGTGCGTCCCGGCGACAACATGATGATCCACAAGGCGATGGATATGGCCGCGCCCGGCGACGTGATCGTGGTCGATGCGAGCGGCGATGTAACGCAGGCCCTGATCGGCGAGTTGATGCAGATTCACGCGGAAGTGCGGGGTATCGCTGGTTTCGTAATCGATGGTGCCGTGCGCGATATCGGCGCGTTTCGCGCGGCCGACTTCCCCTGCTATGCACGCGGCAACACGCACCGTGGACCGTTCAAGGAAGGGCCGGGCGAAGTCAACGTGCCGGTGAGCATCGGTGGTCTGGTCATCAACGCTGGCGACCTCATCGTCGGCGATGAAGACGGCGTGGTCGCCGTGCCGCCCGACCAATGGACCTACGTGCTCGGCAAGGCACGCGAGCAGGCCGCCCGTGAGGAGCAGCGCAAGACGGCGATTCGCGCGGGCAAGGACAAGCGCGACTGGATCGACGAGCGTCTGCGCAAGCTCGGCGTGATCGCTTGA
- a CDS encoding aminotransferase class I/II-fold pyridoxal phosphate-dependent enzyme, protein MSLLATRMGRIKPSPSSMATGRVKALRAQGRNIIGLTAGEPDFDTPDHIIEAAYAAMKAGKTRYTVVDGTPELKQAICEKFRRENGLDYGMDQVTVANGGKQIIFNALTSTVDEGDEVIIAAPYWVSYPDMTLLNGGTPVIVDCRAEDGYKLTAAQLEAAITPRTKWVILNSPCNPTGATYTREELQRLGDVVTKYPNVMVLTDDIYEYLIYDGEAFFTFAQVNPHLLDRTLTVNGVSKAYAMTGWRIGFAGGPRDLIKAIAKLQSQSTSSPSAISQAGALAALTGTRDFLVEWKAQYTARRDLVVEQLNAIEGLHCAKPVGAFYAYPSCAGVIGKTTPEGKVINNDTDFILYLLDTQDVAVIQGEAFGISPAFRLSFATSMENLREACARIARACAALT, encoded by the coding sequence ATGAGTTTGTTGGCTACCCGCATGGGCCGGATCAAACCGTCGCCCAGTTCTATGGCAACCGGCCGCGTCAAGGCACTGCGCGCACAGGGCAGAAACATCATCGGGCTCACCGCCGGTGAACCCGACTTCGATACGCCCGATCACATCATCGAAGCCGCATACGCCGCGATGAAGGCCGGCAAGACCCGCTATACGGTGGTCGACGGCACGCCGGAACTCAAGCAGGCGATCTGCGAAAAATTCCGCCGCGAGAACGGGCTCGACTACGGCATGGATCAGGTGACGGTCGCCAACGGCGGCAAGCAGATCATCTTCAATGCCCTCACCAGCACGGTCGACGAAGGTGACGAGGTCATCATCGCCGCGCCGTACTGGGTGTCGTATCCGGACATGACGCTGCTCAACGGCGGCACGCCGGTGATCGTCGATTGCCGTGCGGAAGACGGCTACAAGCTCACGGCGGCGCAGCTCGAGGCCGCGATCACGCCGCGCACCAAGTGGGTGATTCTGAATTCGCCGTGCAACCCGACGGGCGCGACCTATACCCGAGAAGAGTTGCAGCGCCTCGGCGACGTCGTGACGAAGTACCCGAACGTGATGGTGCTGACCGACGACATCTACGAATACCTGATCTACGACGGCGAGGCGTTCTTCACGTTTGCGCAGGTCAACCCGCATCTGCTTGATCGCACGCTGACGGTGAACGGCGTTTCCAAGGCGTATGCCATGACGGGCTGGCGCATCGGTTTCGCGGGCGGCCCGCGCGACTTGATCAAGGCGATTGCCAAGCTTCAGTCGCAGAGCACCAGCAGCCCGTCCGCCATCAGTCAGGCGGGTGCGCTGGCCGCGCTTACCGGCACGCGCGACTTTCTCGTCGAATGGAAAGCCCAGTACACGGCGCGCCGCGATCTCGTGGTCGAACAGCTCAACGCGATTGAGGGGCTGCACTGCGCGAAGCCGGTCGGCGCGTTCTATGCCTACCCGTCGTGCGCCGGTGTGATCGGCAAGACGACGCCGGAAGGGAAGGTCATCAACAACGACACCGATTTCATTCTCTATCTGCTCGACACGCAGGACGTCGCAGTGATTCAGGGCGAAGCCTTCGGTATCTCGCCGGCATTCCGGCTCTCGTTTGCCACGTCGATGGAAAACTTGCGCGAAGCGTGCGCGCGAATCGCACGGGCGTGTGCTGCGTTGACTTGA
- a CDS encoding glutamate/aspartate ABC transporter substrate-binding protein, with the protein MKYMSYGVVLLALMSGVANTQAATPLTGSLKKIKENNVIVLGNRESSVPYSYYDNGQNVIGYSQEIALQIVEAIKKEIDAPGLQVRMMPITAQNRIPLVQSGTINLECGGTTNNAERRKQVEFSNTISITETRLLTKRTSGIRSFNDIEGKTIAVTAGTTSERYLRKKIAEAKMNVMIVAATDHAQGFMMVQQGRAAAFFMDSDVLSAEKAKASKSDDYIITGEPQTFEAIACMLPKNDPALKAIVDKTIARIQTSGEANKLYQKWFMSPIPPQNINLNLPLSQKLKSVFETPNDVSLDD; encoded by the coding sequence ATGAAGTACATGAGCTACGGGGTTGTGTTGTTGGCGCTGATGAGCGGTGTGGCGAATACCCAGGCTGCCACGCCGCTCACCGGGTCTCTGAAGAAGATCAAGGAGAACAACGTCATCGTGCTGGGCAATCGCGAGTCGTCGGTGCCGTATTCGTACTACGACAACGGCCAGAACGTGATCGGCTACTCGCAGGAGATCGCTTTGCAGATCGTGGAGGCGATCAAGAAGGAGATCGACGCGCCCGGCTTGCAGGTGCGCATGATGCCGATTACCGCGCAGAACCGCATTCCGCTGGTGCAAAGCGGCACGATCAATCTGGAGTGTGGCGGCACGACGAACAACGCGGAACGCCGCAAGCAGGTCGAGTTTTCGAACACGATCTCGATTACGGAAACGCGTCTGCTGACGAAGCGCACCTCGGGCATCCGGTCATTCAACGATATCGAAGGCAAGACGATTGCGGTGACCGCAGGCACGACCTCCGAGCGCTATCTGCGCAAGAAAATTGCCGAAGCGAAGATGAATGTGATGATCGTGGCGGCAACCGATCACGCGCAGGGATTCATGATGGTGCAGCAGGGCCGCGCGGCCGCGTTCTTCATGGACTCGGACGTGCTGTCGGCGGAGAAGGCCAAGGCGAGCAAGTCGGATGACTACATCATTACCGGCGAGCCGCAGACGTTTGAAGCCATCGCCTGCATGCTGCCCAAGAACGATCCGGCGTTGAAGGCTATCGTCGACAAGACGATTGCCCGTATCCAGACGAGCGGCGAGGCCAACAAGCTGTATCAGAAGTGGTTCATGTCGCCGATTCCGCCGCAGAACATCAACCTGAATCTGCCGCTGAGCCAGAAGCTGAAGTCGGTGTTCGAGACGCCGAATGATGTGTCGCTGGATGACTAA
- the acnB gene encoding bifunctional aconitate hydratase 2/2-methylisocitrate dehydratase, producing the protein MLENFRAHVAERAALGIPPLPLSAQQTAELVELLTNPPAGEEQTLVELITHRVPAGVDEAARVKAGFLAAVAKGQTPCTLISRARATELLGTMLGGYNIAPLIELLADAEVGTVAADALKKTLLMFDQFHDVKELADKGNANARAVLQSWADAEWFTSRPEVPQSLTITVFKVTGETNTDDLSPAPDATTRPDIPLHALAMLKNTRPGITPEEDGKRGPIKFIESLKDKGHLVAYVGDVVGTGSSRKSATNSVLWFTGEDIPFVPNKRFGGVCLGSKIAPIFYNTMEDAGALPIELDVSQMEMGDVVELRPYDGKALKNGEVIAEFQVKSDVLFDEVRAGGRIPLIIGRGLTAKAREALGLAPSTLFRLPQQPVDSGRGFSLAQKMVGRACGLPEGQGVRPGTYCEPKMTSVGSQDTTGPMTRDELKDLACLGFSADLVMQSFCHTSAYPKPVDVKTHRTLPNFISTRGGIALRPGDGVIHSWLNRMLLPDTVGTGGDSHTRFPIGISFPAGSGLVAFAAATGTMPLDMPESVLVRFKGKMQPGVTLRDLVNAIPLYAIKQGMLTVAKQGKKNIFSGRILEIEGLPDLKVEQAFELSDASAERSAAGCTVHLNKAPIIEYITSNITLLKWMIAEGYQDPRSIQRRISAMEQWLADPQLLGPDADAEYAAVIEIDLADIHEPIVACPNDPDDVKTLSDVAGAKIDEVFIGSCMTNIGHFRAASKLLEGKRDIPVKLWVAPPTKMDQKQLTEEGHYGVFGTAGARTEAPGCSLCMGNQAQVREGATVMSTSTRNFPNRLGKNTNVYLGSAELAAICSRLGKIPSKEEYMADMGVLSANSDKIYKYMNFDQIEDFKEVADTVKA; encoded by the coding sequence ATGCTTGAAAACTTTCGTGCTCACGTGGCCGAACGCGCCGCACTCGGTATTCCTCCCCTGCCGCTGTCGGCTCAACAGACCGCCGAACTGGTGGAACTGCTGACGAATCCCCCCGCCGGCGAAGAACAGACGCTGGTCGAACTGATTACCCACCGAGTGCCCGCCGGCGTGGACGAAGCCGCCCGCGTGAAGGCCGGTTTCCTGGCCGCCGTGGCCAAGGGTCAGACGCCGTGCACGCTGATCTCGCGTGCCCGCGCGACCGAATTGCTCGGCACGATGCTGGGCGGTTACAACATCGCCCCGCTGATCGAGTTGCTCGCCGACGCCGAAGTGGGCACGGTGGCTGCCGACGCGCTGAAGAAAACCCTGTTGATGTTCGATCAGTTCCACGACGTCAAGGAACTGGCCGACAAGGGCAACGCCAACGCGCGCGCCGTGCTGCAAAGCTGGGCCGACGCCGAGTGGTTCACCAGCCGTCCGGAAGTGCCGCAAAGCCTGACGATCACCGTGTTCAAGGTCACGGGCGAAACCAACACCGACGACCTGTCGCCGGCCCCTGACGCCACCACGCGCCCGGACATCCCGCTGCACGCGCTGGCCATGTTGAAGAACACGCGTCCCGGCATCACCCCGGAAGAAGACGGCAAGCGCGGCCCGATCAAATTCATCGAATCGCTGAAGGACAAGGGCCATCTGGTCGCCTACGTGGGCGATGTGGTCGGCACGGGCTCCTCGCGCAAGTCGGCGACCAACTCGGTGCTGTGGTTCACGGGCGAAGACATCCCGTTCGTGCCGAACAAGCGTTTCGGCGGCGTGTGTCTGGGCAGCAAGATCGCCCCGATCTTCTACAACACGATGGAAGATGCCGGCGCCCTGCCGATCGAACTCGACGTGTCGCAAATGGAAATGGGCGACGTGGTTGAGCTGCGCCCGTACGACGGCAAGGCCCTCAAGAACGGCGAAGTGATCGCCGAGTTCCAGGTCAAGTCCGACGTGCTGTTCGACGAAGTGCGCGCTGGCGGCCGTATTCCGCTGATCATCGGCCGTGGCCTGACCGCCAAGGCACGTGAAGCGCTGGGTCTGGCCCCGTCGACCCTGTTCCGCCTGCCGCAGCAACCGGTCGACAGCGGCCGTGGCTTCTCGCTGGCTCAGAAGATGGTCGGCCGCGCCTGCGGCCTGCCGGAAGGTCAAGGCGTGCGTCCGGGCACGTACTGCGAACCGAAGATGACCTCGGTCGGCTCGCAAGACACCACGGGCCCGATGACCCGTGATGAACTGAAGGATCTGGCCTGCCTGGGCTTCTCGGCCGACCTCGTCATGCAGTCGTTCTGCCACACCTCGGCCTATCCGAAGCCGGTGGACGTGAAGACGCACCGCACGCTGCCGAACTTCATCAGCACGCGCGGCGGTATCGCCCTGCGTCCGGGCGACGGCGTGATTCACTCGTGGCTGAACCGCATGCTGCTGCCCGACACCGTCGGCACCGGCGGCGACTCGCACACGCGCTTCCCGATCGGCATCAGCTTCCCGGCAGGTTCGGGTCTGGTCGCCTTCGCCGCTGCCACCGGCACGATGCCGCTGGACATGCCGGAATCGGTGCTGGTCCGCTTCAAGGGCAAGATGCAACCGGGCGTGACGCTGCGCGATCTGGTCAACGCCATTCCGCTGTACGCCATCAAGCAAGGCATGCTGACGGTCGCCAAGCAAGGCAAGAAGAACATCTTCTCGGGCCGCATTCTCGAAATCGAAGGCCTGCCCGACCTGAAGGTCGAGCAAGCGTTCGAACTGTCGGACGCCTCGGCAGAGCGCTCGGCCGCCGGTTGCACGGTTCACCTGAACAAGGCACCGATCATCGAGTACATCACCAGCAACATCACGCTGCTGAAGTGGATGATCGCCGAAGGCTATCAAGACCCGCGCAGTATCCAGCGCCGTATCTCGGCGATGGAGCAATGGCTGGCCGACCCGCAACTGCTGGGCCCGGACGCCGACGCTGAGTACGCTGCCGTGATCGAGATCGATCTGGCCGACATTCACGAGCCGATCGTGGCCTGCCCGAACGACCCGGACGACGTGAAGACGTTGTCGGATGTGGCCGGCGCCAAGATCGACGAAGTGTTCATCGGCTCGTGCATGACCAACATCGGTCACTTCCGTGCCGCCTCGAAGCTGCTCGAAGGCAAGCGCGACATTCCGGTCAAGCTGTGGGTCGCCCCGCCGACCAAGATGGACCAGAAGCAGTTGACCGAAGAAGGCCACTACGGCGTTTTTGGTACTGCCGGTGCCCGTACCGAAGCGCCAGGCTGCTCGCTGTGCATGGGTAATCAGGCACAAGTGCGCGAAGGTGCAACGGTCATGTCGACCTCGACCCGTAACTTCCCGAACCGTCTGGGCAAGAACACGAACGTGTACCTTGGCTCGGCGGAACTGGCGGCAATCTGCTCGCGTCTGGGCAAGATTCCGAGCAAGGAAGAGTACATGGCCGACATGGGCGTGCTGAGCGCCAACAGCGATAAGATCTACAAGTACATGAACTTCGACCAGATCGAAGACTTCAAGGAAGTGGCCGACACCGTCAAGGCGTAA
- a CDS encoding AraC family transcriptional regulator has protein sequence MQTRIITAQDVEFFESRISPAPMVGLAFEFPSGGGVEPHVHPYGQVLFGSEGIMTVDTPRGTWVVPPQRAVWIPPMTLHAVRLRASFGMHNLLISPHVVADLPKTCEPLVVSNLMRELILRAAATDEPMLRKRHVDKFFEIIRDELEFSDEIPLSLEIPRERRLARLCTEFLREPSDNRTLQEWGDHVGASARTLSRLFTRELNLTFDEWRRHVRLQEALYRLAEGRAVSAVANELGYESTTGFIEMFRKSLGRTPGQYFT, from the coding sequence ATGCAGACCCGGATCATCACCGCACAGGATGTCGAGTTCTTCGAGTCGCGAATCTCGCCCGCGCCCATGGTCGGGCTGGCGTTCGAGTTTCCGTCGGGCGGTGGCGTCGAGCCGCACGTGCATCCCTACGGGCAAGTCCTGTTCGGCAGCGAAGGCATCATGACCGTGGACACGCCTCGCGGCACGTGGGTCGTGCCCCCACAGCGCGCCGTCTGGATTCCGCCGATGACGCTGCACGCCGTGCGCCTGCGTGCGTCGTTCGGCATGCACAACCTGCTGATCTCGCCGCACGTCGTGGCCGACCTGCCGAAGACCTGCGAACCGCTCGTCGTCTCGAACCTGATGCGCGAACTGATCCTGCGCGCCGCCGCCACCGACGAACCCATGCTGCGCAAGCGCCACGTCGACAAGTTCTTCGAGATCATCCGCGACGAGCTCGAATTCAGCGACGAGATTCCGCTTTCGCTCGAAATTCCGCGTGAACGCCGCCTCGCCCGCCTGTGCACCGAATTCCTGCGCGAGCCGTCAGACAACCGCACGTTGCAGGAATGGGGCGACCACGTCGGTGCCAGCGCACGCACGCTGTCGCGGCTATTTACCCGCGAACTCAATCTCACTTTCGACGAATGGCGCCGCCATGTGCGCCTGCAAGAGGCGCTTTACCGGCTGGCCGAAGGCCGCGCCGTCTCAGCGGTCGCCAATGAGCTCGGCTACGAAAGCACGACCGGTTTCATCGAAATGTTCCGCAAATCCCTCGGACGCACGCCCGGCCAGTACTTCACCTGA
- a CDS encoding MFS transporter codes for MDATLQAVARNERGSPAKSVILGAGIGNALEWYDFASFVLFSRYFSTQFFHAEDPTAAFLSTLAVFAVGFLLRPIGGIYFGWLSDRRGRRFAMVASMAVTAAGCLVIAVSPTYASIGLMAPALLVFGRLLQGFGLGGEIGASFTFLVESAPVNRRGLWSSSMFIAITGGSLLATAVGLVLTQVFSADEMTRFGWRIPFFFGTALGVYALFLRGRLKETSAFEQEQSEARSGVPTQPMAHAIWEHRASVLRIIALTAGPTLTFNTWMSGAITFATHFKGVDARQGLWALCIGCLVYMAVQPFWGALSDRIGRKPNLLLGAGGSALVIVPALMLIDGSFVRLTLAICVGLVVLAAWTAIAPAVYAELFPTRIRATGVAIPYSLTVAIFGGTAPYLQNWLADHGHLGWFAAYLIALNLLTVAAVLWMPETRGRALE; via the coding sequence ATGGATGCGACCCTGCAAGCCGTCGCCCGCAACGAGCGCGGTTCGCCGGCGAAGTCGGTCATCTTGGGCGCGGGTATCGGCAACGCGCTTGAGTGGTACGACTTCGCCTCGTTCGTGCTCTTTTCGCGCTATTTCTCAACGCAGTTCTTTCACGCGGAAGACCCGACCGCCGCCTTTCTGTCGACACTGGCCGTCTTCGCCGTCGGCTTTCTGCTGCGCCCCATCGGCGGCATCTACTTCGGCTGGCTTTCCGACCGCCGTGGCCGCCGCTTTGCGATGGTGGCTTCGATGGCTGTCACCGCCGCCGGGTGTCTTGTTATCGCGGTGTCGCCCACCTACGCGTCCATTGGCCTGATGGCCCCGGCGCTGCTCGTCTTCGGGCGCCTGCTTCAAGGCTTCGGTCTGGGAGGCGAGATCGGCGCATCGTTCACGTTCCTGGTGGAAAGCGCCCCCGTGAACCGGCGCGGCTTGTGGTCGAGCAGCATGTTCATCGCCATCACCGGCGGCTCGCTGCTGGCCACCGCCGTCGGGCTGGTGCTCACGCAGGTGTTCTCCGCCGACGAGATGACCCGCTTTGGCTGGCGCATCCCCTTCTTCTTCGGTACCGCCCTCGGGGTCTATGCACTGTTCCTGCGTGGTCGACTCAAAGAAACCTCCGCGTTCGAACAGGAGCAGAGCGAGGCGCGCTCAGGTGTACCGACACAACCGATGGCGCACGCCATCTGGGAGCACCGCGCATCGGTGCTGCGAATCATTGCCCTCACGGCGGGACCGACGTTGACGTTCAACACGTGGATGTCGGGGGCCATTACGTTCGCCACGCACTTCAAGGGGGTCGATGCGCGTCAGGGGCTATGGGCGCTGTGCATCGGCTGTCTGGTCTACATGGCCGTGCAGCCGTTCTGGGGTGCACTCTCCGATCGCATCGGCCGTAAGCCCAACCTGCTGCTGGGTGCGGGCGGATCGGCGCTGGTCATCGTGCCTGCGCTGATGCTCATCGACGGCTCCTTCGTGCGGCTGACGCTGGCGATCTGCGTTGGGCTGGTCGTGCTGGCCGCGTGGACCGCCATCGCCCCGGCGGTCTATGCGGAATTGTTCCCCACGCGCATTCGTGCCACCGGCGTCGCCATCCCCTACTCGCTGACGGTGGCGATCTTCGGCGGCACCGCCCCATACCTTCAGAACTGGCTGGCCGACCACGGACATCTGGGGTGGTTCGCCGCGTATCTGATTGCACTCAACCTGTTGACGGTGGCGGCCGTCCTCTGGATGCCGGAAACGCGCGGGCGAGCACTCGAATAA